In Acidovorax sp. GBBC 1281, a single window of DNA contains:
- a CDS encoding restriction endonuclease translates to MSTSKPKSSKLIFTGTVHPIHFKNLSGRDFERMVFATLMRMRAWRSLNWYGQTGGDKGRDIIGVCEDELGNAATVVVACANWQKFTLAKAKKDIDRLTNTQATPPHEVIVIAGGDVSADTKDECKAHADSKKIKICQVWSGPDFEEHLRFHAPSVLNRFFHNDPLPDDEAALRKFMLELDPATEKEAGLLVARLFNRPAFQTPIHCESSMPAFRQAIADTIGALNTGIWRDREGAIISRVPPSHVFPNARVSAGLTSCSKMLNTLRITLDEGIRAKAIRRCQCNDPLCKAHVIDPPYPQRLEQERSDALRQAADALALLDVQLP, encoded by the coding sequence ATGTCGACATCAAAGCCCAAAAGCTCCAAACTCATCTTCACGGGCACGGTTCACCCCATCCACTTCAAAAATTTGTCGGGCCGCGACTTCGAGCGCATGGTCTTCGCAACGCTTATGCGCATGCGGGCATGGCGCTCGCTGAACTGGTACGGGCAAACCGGCGGCGACAAGGGGCGCGACATCATCGGCGTCTGCGAGGATGAACTTGGCAACGCGGCCACTGTCGTGGTCGCGTGCGCGAACTGGCAGAAGTTCACGCTGGCCAAAGCCAAGAAAGACATCGACCGACTTACGAACACCCAAGCCACGCCGCCCCACGAGGTCATCGTGATAGCCGGGGGGGACGTGAGTGCCGATACCAAAGACGAGTGCAAGGCCCACGCGGACTCCAAGAAGATCAAGATTTGCCAAGTGTGGTCTGGCCCGGATTTCGAGGAGCACCTGCGCTTTCACGCGCCGTCAGTCCTTAACCGCTTCTTCCACAACGACCCGTTACCCGATGACGAGGCGGCGCTTCGCAAGTTCATGCTGGAGCTCGATCCTGCGACCGAGAAAGAGGCTGGTTTGCTTGTCGCGCGGCTGTTCAACCGGCCTGCTTTCCAAACGCCAATCCACTGCGAAAGCTCAATGCCGGCATTCAGGCAGGCCATCGCGGACACCATTGGGGCACTTAACACCGGCATTTGGCGCGACCGCGAGGGGGCGATCATTTCACGCGTGCCGCCAAGCCACGTATTCCCGAACGCGCGCGTCTCTGCGGGGCTCACGAGTTGCTCGAAAATGCTCAACACGCTGCGCATAACGCTCGACGAAGGCATCAGAGCGAAAGCCATCCGGCGCTGTCAATGCAACGACCCGCTTTGCAAGGCCCACGTGATCGACCCGCCTTACCCCCAGCGGCTCGAGCAGGAGCGATCCGATGCGCTTCGGCAGGCCGCTGACGCTCTCGCCCTGCTGGACGTTCAACTACCCTGA
- a CDS encoding LexA family protein — translation MKTQSTKPSHGGTRQGAGRKAAYGEPTKTVRVPQSLVPVVVGYLDDLKRAPQTTGGDRRDLRPIAATRNATMVPSLGRRVRAGMPTSGDDYQADAVDLGKHLVRDPSSTFVIKVYGWSMRDAGIADGDELVVDRDVAAEDGRIVIADIAGEWTVKRLKRTDKGWLLQASNPDFADIPISDKSELNIWGVVTRVLRVV, via the coding sequence ATGAAAACGCAGTCAACAAAGCCAAGCCACGGCGGCACCCGACAGGGTGCCGGGCGCAAGGCCGCCTATGGAGAACCCACCAAAACGGTCCGTGTGCCGCAGAGCCTCGTTCCAGTGGTGGTGGGCTATCTGGATGATCTGAAGCGCGCGCCGCAAACGACCGGCGGTGATAGGCGGGACCTTAGGCCGATCGCAGCCACCCGCAATGCCACCATGGTGCCCTCCCTTGGGCGTCGTGTTCGCGCTGGTATGCCCACCTCAGGTGATGACTATCAGGCTGACGCCGTCGATCTTGGCAAGCACTTGGTGCGAGACCCGAGCAGCACCTTTGTCATAAAGGTCTACGGCTGGTCAATGCGAGATGCAGGCATTGCCGACGGCGACGAGTTGGTCGTCGATCGTGACGTAGCCGCTGAAGACGGTCGCATCGTCATCGCGGATATCGCTGGTGAATGGACTGTGAAGCGCTTGAAGCGCACGGACAAAGGCTGGCTGCTTCAGGCAAGCAATCCAGATTTCGCCGACATCCCGATCAGCGACAAGAGCGAACTGAACATCTGGGGCGTCGTCACGCGCGTGCTGCGTGTGGTCTAG
- a CDS encoding DUF5131 family protein: MSQASRIEWTEATWNPTVGCTKISPGCKNCYAEAMAKRLQAMGTPGYENGFKLTILPERLAEPLARKKPTVYFVNSMSDLFHKGVDDNYIAQVFDVIRRCPQHTFQVLTKRADRMASFFRTHDVPTNAWIGVSVEDRKYGVPRIEGLRKVDARIRFLSVEPLLENVGELNLSGIHWVIVGGESGPKARPMKLEWVENIRQQCEDQGVQFFFKQWGGWGADGKRRSKKANGRLLGGRTWDDMPALSAHI, from the coding sequence ATGTCTCAAGCAAGCAGGATCGAATGGACCGAGGCGACATGGAACCCTACGGTCGGATGCACCAAGATTTCGCCGGGCTGCAAGAACTGCTACGCCGAGGCCATGGCGAAACGGCTGCAGGCCATGGGCACGCCTGGCTACGAAAACGGGTTCAAGCTCACCATACTTCCTGAGCGCCTAGCAGAACCGCTGGCACGCAAGAAGCCGACGGTGTACTTCGTCAATTCGATGTCCGATCTCTTTCACAAAGGTGTGGATGACAACTACATTGCTCAGGTCTTCGATGTGATCCGTCGTTGCCCGCAGCACACCTTCCAGGTGCTGACCAAACGCGCCGATCGCATGGCCAGTTTCTTCCGGACACACGACGTGCCAACGAACGCCTGGATAGGCGTTTCCGTCGAGGATCGCAAATATGGCGTGCCTCGAATCGAAGGCCTGCGCAAGGTCGACGCCCGTATTCGCTTTCTGTCTGTCGAACCGTTGCTCGAAAATGTCGGTGAGCTCAATCTAAGTGGCATCCATTGGGTGATCGTCGGTGGCGAGTCCGGCCCCAAGGCACGACCGATGAAGCTGGAATGGGTCGAGAATATCCGTCAACAATGTGAAGATCAGGGAGTCCAGTTCTTCTTTAAGCAATGGGGCGGCTGGGGAGCAGACGGCAAGCGTCGTTCCAAGAAAGCCAACGGCCGCTTGCTTGGGGGCAGGACCTGGGACGACATGCCAGCACTTTCCGCCCACATCTGA
- a CDS encoding three-Cys-motif partner protein TcmP has translation MTLKQYNWKNGPDLIQQHSVAKHRILQAYLAAYFRTLVSSPNQDVLKLTLVDGFAGGGLYIHNDTREPVKGSPFIFLEATREADFLINKDRRKPVQLQVDYFFTEADRHAYMHLDKVLREEGYGEKIGKSIFLDHARFQDRADAIIAFIKKKSPKNGRSIFALDQYGYKDVPTQLMRQIFEALPRAEIILTFNVDSLMNFANDGDQMKDLLGSLGLPDIFGGRSVDEIKNSDRDWRLLLQSTVYRRLVENCGARHFTPFFIRNRVGHGDYWLIHMSQHHRARDVMTEVHWANNNYFIHYGGAGLDMFQMVGYDPAHDSTYLGQSPLGFEFDDVARRASIAALNEHIPRRVYADDAGISFGELFATTCNSSPASAQIYRESIGTLLDERVVEIVGADGTKRRSSAQIKDTDQIMSPPQKTLFLIG, from the coding sequence ATGACGCTGAAACAATACAACTGGAAGAACGGCCCAGACCTCATCCAGCAGCACAGCGTCGCGAAACACCGCATTCTTCAGGCGTACCTCGCTGCCTATTTCCGAACGCTCGTCAGTTCACCGAATCAGGATGTCCTGAAGCTGACCCTAGTCGACGGCTTTGCCGGCGGTGGCTTGTACATCCACAATGACACGCGCGAACCGGTCAAGGGCTCACCCTTCATCTTCCTCGAAGCCACCCGCGAAGCAGACTTCCTGATCAATAAAGACCGACGCAAACCAGTCCAATTGCAGGTCGACTACTTTTTTACCGAGGCCGACCGACATGCCTATATGCACCTCGACAAGGTGCTGCGCGAAGAAGGCTACGGTGAGAAGATCGGCAAAAGCATATTTCTTGACCACGCTCGCTTCCAGGACCGGGCCGACGCGATCATCGCCTTCATCAAGAAGAAGAGCCCGAAAAACGGGCGATCGATCTTCGCCTTGGATCAGTACGGCTACAAGGACGTGCCCACGCAGCTGATGCGCCAGATTTTTGAGGCGCTACCGAGAGCAGAGATCATCCTCACGTTCAACGTCGACTCACTCATGAACTTCGCCAATGATGGCGACCAAATGAAGGATCTATTGGGGAGCCTCGGCCTACCAGACATCTTCGGTGGCCGTTCGGTAGATGAAATCAAGAATTCCGACCGCGACTGGCGCCTGCTATTGCAGAGTACCGTGTATCGCCGCCTCGTCGAGAACTGCGGCGCACGCCACTTCACTCCGTTCTTCATCCGCAATCGAGTTGGGCATGGTGACTACTGGTTAATTCACATGTCACAGCACCATCGGGCTCGCGACGTCATGACCGAGGTGCACTGGGCGAACAACAACTACTTCATCCACTACGGCGGAGCCGGCCTCGACATGTTCCAGATGGTCGGTTACGACCCCGCACATGATTCGACCTACCTCGGGCAGTCGCCCCTGGGCTTTGAGTTCGACGATGTGGCACGCCGCGCGAGCATCGCGGCGCTTAACGAGCACATCCCACGCCGCGTGTACGCCGATGACGCCGGCATTAGCTTCGGTGAGCTGTTCGCCACCACCTGCAACAGCTCGCCGGCTTCGGCGCAAATCTACCGGGAGTCGATCGGCACGCTGCTCGATGAACGGGTAGTCGAGATCGTTGGCGCCGACGGTACTAAACGCAGATCGTCGGCCCAGATCAAGGACACGGACCAGATCATGTCTCCCCCGCAGAAAACGCTATTCCTGATCGGGTGA
- the tcmP gene encoding three-Cys-motif partner protein TcmP, whose protein sequence is MTSSIIPEAYEGREQALVKHALLKSYLEKLVLIIGMGAKKVRRAEICFVDCFAGPWGALNDDLEGTSISLSLKTLAACKETLAKLGVDVTMRALYIEKDKSAFERLSAFLGSKAPPTVAQACLQGDFVDLRGDILKWCGTDAFTFFFVDPKGWKDIGIEIMRPLLQRPRSEFLINFAYNFINRTASMAAWQDAMVKLLGLSVNLDGLQSTEREEALVNAYRSSLKACVPSSRPEYRPRSAYVTVLDPLHQRTKYHLVYLTCHPMGIVEFMDMSEKADLVQRRVRAAKQIDVRQQKTGVMDMFGIESQAEPVDGRCSPDVVDAFWRRNLAAGERRIGTAEFADILETTNWLPGDLQSSLVRLVKAGKVRNLDADASKRRSKPLHFEKAERLQLAQVVE, encoded by the coding sequence TTGACTTCATCGATCATTCCAGAGGCCTATGAGGGGCGCGAGCAAGCCCTGGTGAAGCATGCGCTCCTCAAGAGCTACCTCGAAAAGCTGGTGCTGATCATCGGCATGGGCGCCAAGAAAGTCCGACGTGCAGAGATCTGTTTCGTGGATTGCTTTGCGGGACCATGGGGCGCGCTGAACGACGACCTCGAAGGCACGTCGATTTCGCTGTCACTGAAAACGCTTGCTGCCTGTAAAGAGACGCTTGCGAAGCTTGGCGTCGACGTCACGATGCGGGCTCTATACATTGAAAAGGACAAGAGTGCGTTCGAGCGACTCTCGGCATTTCTCGGTTCGAAGGCCCCTCCAACAGTTGCCCAGGCCTGTCTGCAAGGCGACTTCGTTGACTTGCGAGGGGACATCCTGAAGTGGTGCGGGACCGACGCGTTCACATTCTTCTTCGTCGATCCAAAAGGGTGGAAGGACATCGGGATCGAGATCATGAGGCCGCTGCTTCAGCGCCCTCGGTCGGAGTTCCTGATCAATTTCGCCTATAACTTCATCAACCGCACGGCTTCCATGGCAGCCTGGCAGGACGCGATGGTAAAGCTGCTTGGTTTATCGGTGAATCTCGACGGACTTCAGTCCACCGAGCGCGAAGAGGCCTTGGTCAATGCCTACCGATCAAGCCTCAAGGCGTGTGTTCCGAGCAGCCGCCCGGAGTACCGGCCGCGATCTGCCTATGTCACGGTACTCGACCCACTGCATCAGCGAACAAAGTACCACCTCGTCTATCTGACGTGCCATCCGATGGGAATCGTCGAGTTCATGGATATGTCTGAGAAAGCAGACTTGGTTCAAAGACGGGTTCGTGCTGCCAAGCAAATCGATGTCCGTCAGCAGAAGACCGGCGTCATGGACATGTTTGGTATTGAGTCACAAGCCGAACCGGTGGACGGCCGCTGCAGTCCAGATGTTGTCGATGCCTTCTGGCGAAGAAACCTTGCAGCCGGTGAGCGCCGCATCGGTACCGCCGAATTCGCCGACATCCTTGAAACCACAAACTGGCTTCCGGGAGATTTGCAAAGCTCACTGGTACGCCTCGTGAAGGCTGGCAAGGTTCGAAACCTCGACGCTGACGCCTCCAAGAGGCGCTCGAAGCCCCTGCACTTCGAAAAGGCGGAGCGACTTCAACTTGCTCAGGTGGTCGAATAA
- a CDS encoding IS5 family transposase — protein sequence MTETKNRQRSKYRTTNWKAYNAALKARGSLTMWLDEGMQWFGTPTGRRGRSRTFSDAAIQFCLSIKCLFGQPLRQALGMVQSLLRLAKLDWPVPDFSTVCRRQKTLQVELSYQRTNSPLQLLVDSTGIKFLGEGEWKRKKHGAEYRREWRKVHLGIDAQTLEIRAIEVTSNAIGDAPMLPGLLAQIPTDESIESVSADGAYDTRACLDAIAERHAMAVIPPRKNASHWKKSSPGSAHRNEAIRACQRLGRGIWKKWSGYHRRSLVETKMHCFKRLGERVIARTFDRQVVELHVRVALLNRFSQIGRPHTVSVTAVA from the coding sequence GTGACAGAGACGAAGAACAGGCAGCGGAGCAAGTACCGCACGACGAACTGGAAGGCGTACAACGCGGCGCTGAAAGCGCGAGGCTCGTTGACGATGTGGCTAGATGAGGGCATGCAGTGGTTTGGCACGCCGACCGGCAGGCGTGGACGCAGCCGAACCTTCTCGGACGCAGCAATCCAGTTCTGCCTGAGCATCAAGTGCCTGTTCGGCCAGCCCTTGCGACAGGCGCTGGGCATGGTGCAGAGCCTGCTGCGGCTGGCAAAGCTGGACTGGCCGGTACCTGACTTCAGCACTGTTTGCCGGCGCCAAAAGACCTTGCAGGTCGAACTGAGCTACCAGCGAACCAACTCGCCGCTGCAGTTGCTGGTGGACAGCACCGGCATCAAGTTCCTGGGCGAAGGAGAGTGGAAACGCAAGAAGCATGGTGCTGAATACCGGCGCGAATGGCGCAAGGTCCATCTGGGCATCGACGCGCAGACGCTGGAAATACGCGCCATCGAGGTGACCAGCAACGCCATTGGGGATGCGCCGATGTTGCCCGGGTTGCTGGCTCAGATTCCCACTGACGAATCCATCGAAAGCGTCAGTGCCGATGGCGCCTACGACACGCGCGCCTGCCTGGACGCCATTGCCGAGCGGCACGCGATGGCGGTGATCCCGCCCCGCAAGAACGCCAGCCATTGGAAGAAGTCGAGTCCGGGCTCGGCGCATCGTAATGAGGCCATTCGGGCGTGCCAGCGCCTGGGTCGCGGCATTTGGAAGAAGTGGAGCGGCTACCACCGGCGCAGCCTTGTGGAGACGAAGATGCACTGCTTCAAGCGACTGGGCGAACGGGTGATCGCGCGCACGTTCGACCGCCAGGTTGTGGAGCTGCATGTCCGCGTGGCCTTGCTCAATCGGTTCAGTCAGATCGGCCGTCCTCACACCGTGTCGGTGACTGCTGTGGCATAG
- a CDS encoding IS630 family transposase, translating to MPNATTRTEIALSEVERAELTSMARSRSLPAALSLRARIVLTCEGTDKASTAVAQALGISRSTVTKWRGRYARHRIAGLYDELRPGRPRTVDDERVAELITKTLHTKPADGGTHWSTRTLAADTGISKSTVARYLQTFNLKPHRADSFKLSTDPLFIEKLRDVVGLYLNPPDNALVLCVDEKSQCQALERTQPMLPMGFGYVEGVTHDYVRHGTTTLFAALNVMNGQVIAQCRPRHRHQEFLAFLRAIDKAVPDELDVHCIADNYASHKHPKVRAWLAERPRWHMHFVPTYSSWLNQVERFFSIITTRAIRRGSFTSVKDLINKIDTFIANYNQSCQPFTWTATADSILEKLARLCGRINGTGH from the coding sequence ATGCCCAATGCAACGACCCGAACAGAAATTGCGCTTAGTGAAGTGGAGCGCGCGGAACTGACGTCCATGGCGCGATCACGTTCGCTGCCAGCGGCGTTGTCGCTCAGGGCGCGCATCGTGCTGACTTGCGAAGGCACAGATAAAGCCAGCACCGCGGTTGCGCAGGCTCTGGGGATCAGTCGTAGCACTGTCACCAAGTGGCGCGGGCGCTATGCGCGCCATCGCATTGCAGGGCTTTACGACGAGTTGCGCCCGGGTCGCCCCCGCACGGTAGATGACGAGCGTGTTGCTGAGTTGATTACCAAGACGTTGCACACCAAGCCTGCTGATGGGGGTACCCACTGGAGCACCCGCACGCTGGCCGCCGATACGGGCATCAGCAAGAGCACGGTGGCGCGCTATCTGCAGACCTTCAACCTCAAGCCGCACCGGGCCGACAGCTTCAAGCTGTCGACCGATCCGCTGTTCATCGAGAAGCTGCGCGACGTTGTGGGGCTGTACCTGAACCCACCTGACAACGCGCTGGTGCTGTGCGTGGACGAGAAGAGCCAATGCCAAGCTTTGGAGCGTACGCAGCCGATGCTGCCAATGGGGTTTGGCTATGTCGAAGGTGTCACGCACGACTACGTGCGCCACGGCACCACCACCTTGTTCGCGGCCCTGAACGTGATGAATGGCCAAGTGATCGCGCAGTGCCGGCCCCGGCATCGTCATCAAGAGTTCCTTGCCTTCCTGCGCGCCATCGACAAGGCAGTGCCCGACGAACTGGATGTGCACTGCATAGCTGATAACTACGCCAGCCACAAGCATCCAAAGGTGCGCGCTTGGTTGGCCGAGCGGCCTCGCTGGCACATGCACTTCGTTCCGACCTATTCAAGCTGGCTCAATCAGGTCGAGCGCTTCTTCTCGATCATCACCACGCGGGCAATCCGCCGTGGCTCGTTCACCAGCGTGAAGGATCTGATCAACAAGATCGACACATTCATCGCGAATTACAACCAGTCCTGCCAGCCGTTTACTTGGACAGCTACAGCAGACTCCATCCTCGAAAAACTCGCCAGACTATGCGGGCGAATTAACGGGACAGGACACTAG
- a CDS encoding helix-turn-helix domain-containing protein: MGRDKLRISDVSRLTGLNRSTVTSLYKETVTRVDVAAIDALCNLFRCSVGELFEHVPDADGSLA, from the coding sequence ATGGGTCGCGACAAGCTTCGCATCTCTGACGTTTCACGCCTCACCGGCCTGAATCGCAGCACGGTCACGTCCCTGTACAAGGAGACGGTGACGCGCGTGGATGTGGCTGCTATCGACGCCCTCTGCAATCTGTTCCGCTGCTCGGTCGGCGAACTGTTCGAGCACGTGCCCGACGCCGACGGGAGCCTTGCGTGA